The Amblyomma americanum isolate KBUSLIRL-KWMA chromosome 3, ASM5285725v1, whole genome shotgun sequence genome window below encodes:
- the LOC144126254 gene encoding uncharacterized protein LOC144126254 isoform X4, with protein MEDVLLDCLDALHFKPPDDTKLLQEHFRGRQAPATVRQVLHFLYYTYDKKAVESRMRNIWPVKTGESDKRFREEITQWISTLQGDELATPYIQEFSAALLLRPGTPQCSKFLASLSVFVLHYKLKDSVHFSSPFSPAERPAWKLEMVKKATIQTRSQNAAFKEELDAFESEKAKMQSLLEKKRSDLELSIKHLQAQVQSFESDDTLMSLEKLCRKLRAEERDSKKTLEIINEAVETFSRSKRVIDLSSLTDKQSKFLSSSGLVDVVGTFKDCTELAKKLSAQFVKEGCTQQDLEAVKLRVAALRATLRRLQEQRETAKAMKAEIDQRLSAGCKKPFVVLNDKDIDEMCRPAAQPATKPDVEEFVNELLAVHRSQNRNQ; from the exons ATGGAGGATGTTTTGCTGGATTGTCTTGACGCTCTGCACTTCAAGCCACCTGATGACACTAAGCTTTTGCA GGAGCACTTCAGGGGCAGACAAGCTCCAGCCACTGTCCGCCAAGTGCTGCACTTCCTCTATTACACGTATGACAAGAAGGCTGTTGAGTCAAGGATGAG GAATATCTGGCCGGTAAAGACCGGTGAGTCGGACAAACGCTTCCGTGAAGAGATCACACAATGGATATCTACTTTGCAG GGCGATGAACTTGCAACTCCTTACATTCAAGAGTTcagtgctgcgctgctgcttcggcctggaACGCCGCAGTGCTCCAAGTTTCTTGCCAGCCTGTCCGTGTTTGTGCTTCACTACAAACTGAAGGATTCAGTACACTTCAGTAGCCCCTTCTCTCCAGCAGAGCGTCCAGCTTGGAAATTAGAAATGGTTAAGAAGGCTACGATCCAGACACGATCGCAGAATGCTGCTTTCAAGGAAGAATTGGATGCTTTTGAATCGGAAAAAGCGAAGATGCAAAG TTTGTTGGAAAAGAAACGGTCAGACTTGGAACTTTCGATAAAACACTTGCAAGCTCAGGTTCAGAG TTTTGAATCGGATGACACCCTCATGAGTCTAGAGAAG CTGTGCCGAAAACTGAGAGCTGAGGAACGAGATTCGAAGAAAACATTGGAAATAATCAATGAAGCAGTTGAGACCTTTAGCAGGTCCAAGCGTGTGATTGACTTGTCATCACTTACTGACAAGCAATCCAAATTTCTC AGCTCGTCTGGACTTGTGGATGTTGTTGG GACATTCAAAGACTGCACTGAATTGGCCAAAAAGTTGTCTGCCCAATTTGTCAAGGAAG GCTGTACTCAGCAGGATTTGGAAGCAGTGAAATTGCGCGTGGCAGCTTTAAGGGCTACACTACGACGACTGCAAGAACAAAG GGAGACCGCCAAGGCAATGAAAGCAGAAATTGATCAGCGCCTGTCTGCTGGTTGCAAGAAGCCCTTTGTGGTGCTGAATGATAAG GACATTGACGAGATGTGCAGGCCTGCAGCACAGCCAGCTACAAAACCCGATGTGGAGGAGTTTGTGAATGAGCTTTTGGCTGTACACAGGAGCCAAAACAGAAACCAATAG
- the LOC144126254 gene encoding uncharacterized protein LOC144126254 isoform X2: protein MEDCTFSGGMEDVLLDCLDALHFKPPDDTKLLQEHFRGRQAPATVRQVLHFLYYTYDKKAVESRMRNIWPVKTGESDKRFREEITQWISTLQGDELATPYIQEFSAALLLRPGTPQCSKFLASLSVFVLHYKLKDSVHFSSPFSPAERPAWKLEMVKKATIQTRSQNAAFKEELDAFESEKAKMQSLLEKKRSDLELSIKHLQAQVQSFESDDTLMSLEKLCRKLRAEERDSKKTLEIINEAVETFSRSKRVIDLSSLTDKQSKFLSSSGLVDVVGTFKDCTELAKKLSAQFVKEGCTQQDLEAVKLRVAALRATLRRLQEQRETAKAMKAEIDQRLSAGCKKPFVVLNDKDIDEMCRPAAQPATKPDVEEFVNELLAVHRSQNRNQ, encoded by the exons ATGGAAGACTGTACCTTTTCTGGTG GAATGGAGGATGTTTTGCTGGATTGTCTTGACGCTCTGCACTTCAAGCCACCTGATGACACTAAGCTTTTGCA GGAGCACTTCAGGGGCAGACAAGCTCCAGCCACTGTCCGCCAAGTGCTGCACTTCCTCTATTACACGTATGACAAGAAGGCTGTTGAGTCAAGGATGAG GAATATCTGGCCGGTAAAGACCGGTGAGTCGGACAAACGCTTCCGTGAAGAGATCACACAATGGATATCTACTTTGCAG GGCGATGAACTTGCAACTCCTTACATTCAAGAGTTcagtgctgcgctgctgcttcggcctggaACGCCGCAGTGCTCCAAGTTTCTTGCCAGCCTGTCCGTGTTTGTGCTTCACTACAAACTGAAGGATTCAGTACACTTCAGTAGCCCCTTCTCTCCAGCAGAGCGTCCAGCTTGGAAATTAGAAATGGTTAAGAAGGCTACGATCCAGACACGATCGCAGAATGCTGCTTTCAAGGAAGAATTGGATGCTTTTGAATCGGAAAAAGCGAAGATGCAAAG TTTGTTGGAAAAGAAACGGTCAGACTTGGAACTTTCGATAAAACACTTGCAAGCTCAGGTTCAGAG TTTTGAATCGGATGACACCCTCATGAGTCTAGAGAAG CTGTGCCGAAAACTGAGAGCTGAGGAACGAGATTCGAAGAAAACATTGGAAATAATCAATGAAGCAGTTGAGACCTTTAGCAGGTCCAAGCGTGTGATTGACTTGTCATCACTTACTGACAAGCAATCCAAATTTCTC AGCTCGTCTGGACTTGTGGATGTTGTTGG GACATTCAAAGACTGCACTGAATTGGCCAAAAAGTTGTCTGCCCAATTTGTCAAGGAAG GCTGTACTCAGCAGGATTTGGAAGCAGTGAAATTGCGCGTGGCAGCTTTAAGGGCTACACTACGACGACTGCAAGAACAAAG GGAGACCGCCAAGGCAATGAAAGCAGAAATTGATCAGCGCCTGTCTGCTGGTTGCAAGAAGCCCTTTGTGGTGCTGAATGATAAG GACATTGACGAGATGTGCAGGCCTGCAGCACAGCCAGCTACAAAACCCGATGTGGAGGAGTTTGTGAATGAGCTTTTGGCTGTACACAGGAGCCAAAACAGAAACCAATAG
- the LOC144126254 gene encoding uncharacterized protein LOC144126254 isoform X3 codes for MGVVRMEDVLLDCLDALHFKPPDDTKLLQEHFRGRQAPATVRQVLHFLYYTYDKKAVESRMRNIWPVKTGESDKRFREEITQWISTLQGDELATPYIQEFSAALLLRPGTPQCSKFLASLSVFVLHYKLKDSVHFSSPFSPAERPAWKLEMVKKATIQTRSQNAAFKEELDAFESEKAKMQSLLEKKRSDLELSIKHLQAQVQSFESDDTLMSLEKLCRKLRAEERDSKKTLEIINEAVETFSRSKRVIDLSSLTDKQSKFLSSSGLVDVVGTFKDCTELAKKLSAQFVKEGCTQQDLEAVKLRVAALRATLRRLQEQRETAKAMKAEIDQRLSAGCKKPFVVLNDKDIDEMCRPAAQPATKPDVEEFVNELLAVHRSQNRNQ; via the exons ATGGGTGTTGTGC GAATGGAGGATGTTTTGCTGGATTGTCTTGACGCTCTGCACTTCAAGCCACCTGATGACACTAAGCTTTTGCA GGAGCACTTCAGGGGCAGACAAGCTCCAGCCACTGTCCGCCAAGTGCTGCACTTCCTCTATTACACGTATGACAAGAAGGCTGTTGAGTCAAGGATGAG GAATATCTGGCCGGTAAAGACCGGTGAGTCGGACAAACGCTTCCGTGAAGAGATCACACAATGGATATCTACTTTGCAG GGCGATGAACTTGCAACTCCTTACATTCAAGAGTTcagtgctgcgctgctgcttcggcctggaACGCCGCAGTGCTCCAAGTTTCTTGCCAGCCTGTCCGTGTTTGTGCTTCACTACAAACTGAAGGATTCAGTACACTTCAGTAGCCCCTTCTCTCCAGCAGAGCGTCCAGCTTGGAAATTAGAAATGGTTAAGAAGGCTACGATCCAGACACGATCGCAGAATGCTGCTTTCAAGGAAGAATTGGATGCTTTTGAATCGGAAAAAGCGAAGATGCAAAG TTTGTTGGAAAAGAAACGGTCAGACTTGGAACTTTCGATAAAACACTTGCAAGCTCAGGTTCAGAG TTTTGAATCGGATGACACCCTCATGAGTCTAGAGAAG CTGTGCCGAAAACTGAGAGCTGAGGAACGAGATTCGAAGAAAACATTGGAAATAATCAATGAAGCAGTTGAGACCTTTAGCAGGTCCAAGCGTGTGATTGACTTGTCATCACTTACTGACAAGCAATCCAAATTTCTC AGCTCGTCTGGACTTGTGGATGTTGTTGG GACATTCAAAGACTGCACTGAATTGGCCAAAAAGTTGTCTGCCCAATTTGTCAAGGAAG GCTGTACTCAGCAGGATTTGGAAGCAGTGAAATTGCGCGTGGCAGCTTTAAGGGCTACACTACGACGACTGCAAGAACAAAG GGAGACCGCCAAGGCAATGAAAGCAGAAATTGATCAGCGCCTGTCTGCTGGTTGCAAGAAGCCCTTTGTGGTGCTGAATGATAAG GACATTGACGAGATGTGCAGGCCTGCAGCACAGCCAGCTACAAAACCCGATGTGGAGGAGTTTGTGAATGAGCTTTTGGCTGTACACAGGAGCCAAAACAGAAACCAATAG
- the LOC144126254 gene encoding uncharacterized protein LOC144126254 isoform X1, translated as MKPGGCLKRVNRIVNGMEDVLLDCLDALHFKPPDDTKLLQEHFRGRQAPATVRQVLHFLYYTYDKKAVESRMRNIWPVKTGESDKRFREEITQWISTLQGDELATPYIQEFSAALLLRPGTPQCSKFLASLSVFVLHYKLKDSVHFSSPFSPAERPAWKLEMVKKATIQTRSQNAAFKEELDAFESEKAKMQSLLEKKRSDLELSIKHLQAQVQSFESDDTLMSLEKLCRKLRAEERDSKKTLEIINEAVETFSRSKRVIDLSSLTDKQSKFLSSSGLVDVVGTFKDCTELAKKLSAQFVKEGCTQQDLEAVKLRVAALRATLRRLQEQRETAKAMKAEIDQRLSAGCKKPFVVLNDKDIDEMCRPAAQPATKPDVEEFVNELLAVHRSQNRNQ; from the exons ATGAAGCCAGGTGGTTGTCTGAAACGAGTAAATAGAATAGTAAATG GAATGGAGGATGTTTTGCTGGATTGTCTTGACGCTCTGCACTTCAAGCCACCTGATGACACTAAGCTTTTGCA GGAGCACTTCAGGGGCAGACAAGCTCCAGCCACTGTCCGCCAAGTGCTGCACTTCCTCTATTACACGTATGACAAGAAGGCTGTTGAGTCAAGGATGAG GAATATCTGGCCGGTAAAGACCGGTGAGTCGGACAAACGCTTCCGTGAAGAGATCACACAATGGATATCTACTTTGCAG GGCGATGAACTTGCAACTCCTTACATTCAAGAGTTcagtgctgcgctgctgcttcggcctggaACGCCGCAGTGCTCCAAGTTTCTTGCCAGCCTGTCCGTGTTTGTGCTTCACTACAAACTGAAGGATTCAGTACACTTCAGTAGCCCCTTCTCTCCAGCAGAGCGTCCAGCTTGGAAATTAGAAATGGTTAAGAAGGCTACGATCCAGACACGATCGCAGAATGCTGCTTTCAAGGAAGAATTGGATGCTTTTGAATCGGAAAAAGCGAAGATGCAAAG TTTGTTGGAAAAGAAACGGTCAGACTTGGAACTTTCGATAAAACACTTGCAAGCTCAGGTTCAGAG TTTTGAATCGGATGACACCCTCATGAGTCTAGAGAAG CTGTGCCGAAAACTGAGAGCTGAGGAACGAGATTCGAAGAAAACATTGGAAATAATCAATGAAGCAGTTGAGACCTTTAGCAGGTCCAAGCGTGTGATTGACTTGTCATCACTTACTGACAAGCAATCCAAATTTCTC AGCTCGTCTGGACTTGTGGATGTTGTTGG GACATTCAAAGACTGCACTGAATTGGCCAAAAAGTTGTCTGCCCAATTTGTCAAGGAAG GCTGTACTCAGCAGGATTTGGAAGCAGTGAAATTGCGCGTGGCAGCTTTAAGGGCTACACTACGACGACTGCAAGAACAAAG GGAGACCGCCAAGGCAATGAAAGCAGAAATTGATCAGCGCCTGTCTGCTGGTTGCAAGAAGCCCTTTGTGGTGCTGAATGATAAG GACATTGACGAGATGTGCAGGCCTGCAGCACAGCCAGCTACAAAACCCGATGTGGAGGAGTTTGTGAATGAGCTTTTGGCTGTACACAGGAGCCAAAACAGAAACCAATAG